GAAAGTGGAAACCTGACCCCTTCGGGTGAGGGTACTGGAAATAAAATACGTTTTTACTATTCTACATTGTTGTAGAAAtagaataaaataataaaaaatgttttCCATATGGGGTTGATACGTTTCGATTAAACGCCTTAAATATTAACCATTTGATTGGTTTTAAATAATAGGTAACTCAAGGCGGGAACCAGACGAACGACCAAACATGCGAAGAACCGAACTCTATTAAACCGTAATCTCCTTGGAGACTTCACGGGAAGGATAAAGCATGATTATGCATGACAAAGCTTTCAAGTCTAAAaactttattattttaaattataaattaagtGTAATAATCAGTTATGTCGGTTCGTCTGGGTTATCAGTTAACCCAGATGTGTAAGTTATATGTTAAAAGAAATCTGGGACCTAAATATCCGAGTAACTAAAATATCGACAAAAACGGGTTAGAATGTTACAAATGTAGGGGGATGTTCATTTGAGAAAAATCTTCTTGcaagaagaaaaataaattaatctaGCCCCTATATTTTTTGATCAGTGGTTGTGAATTAAGATATCATTTTTGTTCACTTTTAATTAAGGGTTTAACTAATAAGGGTATGATAGACAATTTGATGTAGAATGCTAATAAATATTATAAAGAGTTACTCAAGTCTCATTAATTTCCCCATAATTTTCTCATTCACCACCAACAATGTATTGGATCTTACACCAGTTTTATTAGGagtgacaaaattatttaaaagttttgtgaCACATATTTTATTAAGAgtcgcaaaattatttaaaagtgttagAGTCCTACACATTTTGTACCCTAcaccaaaacattgtttttatggCGTAGAAAATATTGTTTTTATGGTGTAGTAAACGTTGAATATGTAGTATCATATGCATGATTATTTTTATTGTGCAAGGTGCATAAATATTTTATAGTatagactcattaaatgattaaggttcattaatttgaataacaAAAATAACGAAACGCCCACACCCCAACGCCTACACCCACCAATTTAAAGAAGAGACTGTGACCCCATATAAACCCAAAATAAACAAACTCAAAAGCCAAATAAACAAGCTAAAGCAACGAAAAACATCAAATCACAAAATATAATTAACAATGCATATAGAAATCTTATAAATTAACATATAAGTATCTCAAATGATGTTTACGATGCATAAGTAAATAGTTAGTAAAATAACCAAGAATACCTCATATGATGCTTACATTTTTTTAACAGCAAAaacttttatatataatatagaaaAGGGGCGAGTAAGAAGCTAGACCCGAAACAATTACACGATTACATCTCGAACGTTAAAGTCTACCCATCTAGCCCAATCAAGATTACAAAATTTTGACCTGTTACATATAAAAAGAAAAGAGTTTTCTTTTATAATGTCCATCGTTCTCTCGTAGTGAATTTGCCGTTCGTTGAAGGTTTTCTCATTCCTTGCCTTCCAAATCTCACAAGCCGCTACTTGTAAAATAGCTCCTATAGTTTTCTTCCACAACATTTCCTCAGCCTTAGCTAATAACTTTCGAACCGAAGACACTTTATTTGGAAAAGTAATCTTTACCCAAGTGAAAATGGTCCGCCACACACTTTTAGCAAAGAAACAGTCCCAAAGAATGTGCATGACCGATTCTTCCATTAAGCCGCATCTCGAACACATTAGATTATCCACCCCAATCCCTCTATAATTCAGCCCCATCTTAGATGGAATTCGCTGCAAACATGCCCTCCAACAAAAGATATTTATCTTCGGAGTCACCCATTTATTCCACAGCAGCCAAAGAGAGCTATGTTGGTTCGATGAGTCTAAAATCGTTGCCCGTAAAGCTGCCACATTCAGCTCTTCAGTCCTGTTACCAGCCCAAGACCAAATGTCTTCCTTATTGGATAAATTGCAGCATGTCATCGTGTTATTCAGGTCATCCAATTGTTGGGCTTCGGGCCCACTCAACGGGTCCCTGTCCAAAGCCACTGAGAAGGGCTGTCATGATCAACATAAATACACACAAAAGTAAACTTATCTTCTGCGATTTTGAATAGATTTTTGAATCGATCTTTAAGGGGAGTTTTGAATAACCAATTgtctaaccaaaaccaaatttgTTGCTCATTTCCAACTATACCCCTTACGAACCGGTTATTAAACGGAAAGGCGTGGAACCCATTTTTCTTGACATGTATGGCACCGATCACTTTAACCCAAAGAGTCGATTTATCCCGCTTGAACTTCCACCACCGTTTAGCAAGAAGGCTTAAATTAACGCTTCTAATGTCCCCAATGCCAAGCCCTCCATGACGTTTTTGACCAACCATTTTTTCCCAAGAACCCATTTAATATTTTTGCCTCCATTCTTACTTTCTCAAACAAAATTTCTTCTAATTTTTTCCAGCAAATTAATAACACTCACTGAGGCTTTGAAAAGGGAGAGATAATAATTAGACAAAGCTCCAAGCACCGCTTTAGCAAGAGTTATCCTTCCTGCCAATGAGAGATTTTTAGCCTTCCATCCGGATAACTTTGAATTAAACTTGTCAACAATAGGTTTCCAAAATTTAGCTCTTTTCATATTGGCACCAACTGGGAGCCCAAGAAACGCAAACGCAAATTTACCGGCTTTGCAATGGATCAAACTATCCATATGAAGAACCTCAACCTCTTCACGGATCCGTAGACACAACTTTTTTGGAGATTGACTCTTAACCCAGAACAAAGGAAAAAACATCTTAAAATTTATGAGTTGGGGTCAGGTGTTGCACCCACCTAATGCATGACATTATCATTATGTTGTCACCCCTATTTCTATATATTGCCCACGTCTTTCTAGGAGCTACAAAAACACACTTAAACCCTTACAGGTCATACTTTTATTTAAAAGTGTAAATTTATTTCATCTACTTAGAACTTAAATAGATGGCGATTAAACGTATTGAAAAGTAACACAATTAGGTTTAAAATGGattgaataaaaaaaaatagtaaatagtTAGTATTACACGGATTGACTAACTGAAATATTAAATTGTTAGTGATGATGGTATAGCTTTCGTTGATAGACAAAGTGCTAATATCATACCGATACCGTAATAAATCAAACCCACACCCATCAAGTGTCCATCACAACACGCAAGGAATCTCACTGGTTAATAAAGTTAAATTTTATAGTGTGAAACAttagaattaaaaaaataataaatgtaATCGTGGTACCTTAGACCCAGGGAGACAACTATTTAGTGAATTATGATGGTCTTCTTGATCATCTTCACTGTTTCCAATTAACTCAATCTAGTGCATGGAATCTCCGAGTAATCTCTCTCTTTAGAATCATCAGTGAACTAAGATATTTGATTCTGTTCATTACATATTTATTCCCTAACAGTATCGATACTTAGAATAAAGATATATTTAatattcaatatatatatatatctatactatataataaaagaaaccaattttgggacacatgtcattcatttgagccatctattttttagttaTCTCATCTTTATCTtctacttaattatagataattaatattaattaaaagataattataaaattaaatttaaacaattcgtatagaagataatataatcttttgaaatatttattagatttttccaaattatttatcttgacattaacaaaagacgtacactaaatataaattaatataatgtaaagaattaaatgtcattttagtccctgtggtttgggctattttgtcagtttagtccaaaagttttataatatacagggtttataaagatataataagatatagctttttattgattggtatataaaattacatgtgatcaacccatacaatacatgagATTCTTAAAAATCTAACTTtttcattattaatatataaaataaaatttactcaacccgtacaatacaaaGAGTTCTTAaatatataagtttttattatttaatatataaaattacatttattcaacccatgtaataaatgagatttttaaagatatatttttttattatttggtatgtaaaattacatttatttaacctgtgtaataaacgaggtttcaaaaatatatttttttattatttgatatataaattacaattattcaacccgtatattacacggggttctaacctagtatatatatatatatatatatatatatatatatatatatatatatatatatatatcaaatcaTGTTTGTATCTTACAACAACTTTTTATTCCATTACATTTGTAATCACAAATAGATCTACTCGAGATGCATTGACCACAACAACACCAGCTTCTAGCATCTGGTGATTGAATACAACGGGGAGTACAATCTTTTGGCGGTGAAACCCCAAATGCTCCCACGTAATGGTGTTCATTTCTTTCACCTGTATATTCGAAAATGATAATATTAGTTAGGATGTTAATATAAAAAAAAGTAACATGATAAGATGGTTATACGTAAAGAACTTACACCGATGGCACACAAAGAGCAATAAAAAGCATGTACAAAAGACCATCGTATGTGATTCCATAAGCTTCATGAATATGTGACGACTCTATTTATATGAACAATTGGATATCATCTAATATGTATGTTTACAAATAATTATACGTGTGCATCTACACCAACATGCATATAGTGCTTGTATATATTATTAGATGCAATGCAAACTTATGTTTAAGTATCAAATTTAGGTTATTTTAATTTAACCTCTCATATTCACACATTTATAATAACTGTTTTGATAATAATGCTTTTTAATTGTTGTTCTGatttttcttttatatttataTCTACATATAATTTTGCACTTTAGAAAAAAATTTGTTAATGTAATTACAACCATTATTAAAACACGATAAAGAAACTTTCCTAAGTCAAAGCTTGAGTTTTAAGTTTGGGATATGGTCGTagcaagaaaagaaaaaaaatttgtTAATTTAATTACAACCATTATTAAAACACGATAAAGATACTTCCCTAAGTCAAGGCTTGAGTTTTAAGTTTGGGATATGATGGTAGCAAGAAAAAAAATCAGTGATAAAAAGCATAACAAATTTCAAACAAACTAAAGGTTTGTAAGAATATCCTTCACTCCTTCTACATGTCACAAAGTGTTAAAGTGTGTAACCacttaaaatgtttttttttatttatttatttattttttttatgaacAACTTTTATTTAGAAACCCGCTAGCAAGGGCAACAAAACCACTTACACATCAAAAGATTTCTAGGTATCCCAATCAGCCTAATGACGCATACATCTAATGTCATCTATTAGTTGGTCCAACCTTGCATAAGATGATCCACCTTTCCTTACACTTTTCCTACCCGAATATTTCTTTGTATTTGCATTGTCAATCAACCCGTCCTTCAATTCCATAACATCTCTTACCATTTTCTCGATTATGTTTCTCTCCCATCTCCATTCTACATCTAACCCGATCTTCCATGCTTTACTCACAAACCTACTATTCACTTGTTGATCCAAAGACAACGGACAGCATATTGTTGGCACGTCCTCAACAATCCCTTGAATTATCGAGTCCCATTGACCGCATGTCAAGAACCCACCAATTGCTTTATGGGCCAATACATGCACATTTGAAGCCGAATCAACAATGCAACCCCTCTCCTTCGTGCCTTTAAGGATCTTTGGTGGGACTCGACCCTCTTCAAGTATGGACTCAGCTCGTCTTACCCATAAGAACTTCTTCCCACTATTTACCAAGCCATGCCAAAGCTCGCGGGTTTGAACCCACTCGAGTTGCACTTTATTTTCAATGTTTACATATAGAACAGATTTGGGTTGTTGCAAGTCTAGCCATGTGATGCAATCCTTGTTTTCTTCACGGGAATAGTTCAACAATGGAATCAATCGCTCGGCTTCTTGCCTAACCGCAAGGTGTGTATGAATCGGGCCAATGGGGTAGAGGTTTGGACAAATGGAGTGAATGTGAGAAAGTATGGGCCCATCTAATGCTTTAAAGGTATTAAGTATGAGCCCATGGGCTCGAGAAAGCTCTCTAATTTGTTTCTTAAGATGCTTCATGGTACAATGAGTCCACTCACTTGATTGGCACATGCTTGCAAGATCACCGCTGGTGAGAATCCCGTTCAAACCGGGAACACGTCTTATAACCGAATCTGCATAAGAGTAAAAAACACAATCAAATTTTTATGAAgttttaaacaaataataatggAGAAAAATACGAAAATAGCCAAAGGCCAGGGTTGACTTACGAAAATAGCCACCTCATGCGTCCTTGGAGTGGCGTATCACGGATTCAAATGCGCGGGATGcgtctttggagcgaaacccaaTAGAAAATGGACACGTGGCGGCAGACTCCTCCAAGGGGTCAGACAGACTCCTCCAAGGGTTCAGACTGACTCATCCAATGAGTCAGGCAGACTCCTACGAGTGTGAGATCCAAGGCGTCAGGCCTGACCCCTTGGAAGAGTCTGCACCCCTTGGAGGAGTCTGCCGCCACGTGTCCATTTTCTAttgggtttcgctccaaagacgCATCCCAAGACTTCCAGACGCATCCCACGCATTTGAATCCGTGATGCGCCACTCCAATGACGCATGAGGTGGCTATTTTCGTAATTCAACCCTGGTCTTGACTATTTTCGTAATTTTCTCTAATAATATCAGGTGTCCCGAATCCACGTAACATACCACTCGTTGAATTAGAAACTTCAACGGCTTTGGTTGGGTTAGGAAGATTGGAAAGAACCCAAAGGGAACAAGGACTTAAAGACAAAGCAGAAATAACAGGAACTTGAAGCTCATTAGCAACGTCGTAAACAAAGGTCATGTACCCGTCCGAAATAATACAACTCACTGGTCCACACTCATCAGAAACCAACTTTCCAGAAGTAAACAGGCCTTTGAAAaccggtttggtaaaggtctccATAGAGTCTAACAACTCTGTGGCATTAAATTGTGGATGATCTGTTGGCAGCCCATCGGAGATGGTGTGGAGACGGATGCTTGGAAGATGATTTGAATGAGATTCAGTTGATGGGGAGATTGGGTATGTGTGTAAACGAGAATCGATGCAGACGTAGTGGAAGAGGAGGCTTTTGGTATAGGGAGTAAGGAGAAAGGTGACGTCGAGACCAGAAAGGCAGAGGAGCTCTGCTATATCAAACATGGTGTTTATCGGACATTGAACGGGTGAAGGGAAGACGAGGACGTGAGGGGGCAAGGAGATGGTCAGATCGTCATCCATTTTTGTAAAAGGAAAAAAACTAGTAACTCTGTATATAAGTTGCAATGTTAAGGTTGATGTAATGTAACTGTGACTGACTTCTTATTAGTTGTCTTTGGAATTTTATGTTCTGGAATTTaactaaaataatttaaaaattatTTACTTTTTTATGGAACTCTCTTAAGTCTTCCATAAGACTTTTTTAAATAAGCAAATCATTATAATATAGTATGTTTGATTCGGAGTATCAACTCTACCGGGTCAATGTGTTGAAAACTGTATTTTTTTAGTTTCTATATCACATGATTTGATACGATTTAAAGAAAATAATTAAAAGAAATATACCCAGAACGAAGACTGAGACATAAATATATTTAATGTTTAGGAGTGGACATATATTCTTGATTTATTTGggttttggattatttactttGTATGATTAATCTACAGTCGAACTGTGACAGACACCGTGGACTTATTGTTTGTTAAAAATCCTGTAAGTTGAACTTGCCATTGTATAGTTGATACATGTCATGGTTGTGGCATAGAACGCGGTACTCTATTAGAGTCCTTGTAATGACTTGAAAAGATCATTAGACGGTCAACACATGATCCGATCGTAATATACTTCAAAATTTTATTCGGCTTTTTTGGCTCATCCATATATGATAATGTGGAAAATTAGAGCTTGCATGTTTAAGCCTGAGTTCTATGCATAGGACTTGATTTTTAAGTCATTTGCAACAAGGACAAAATAATGAATACtactaatttaaataaaaattgaGTTTTCTTAGATGTTTTTATATCCTCAATTAAACAATTCAAATTTCTATAAGAAGTCCCGTCCTTAGCAACCGATCTTCATGCTAGTTTCATCGTTCGATTAACTGGTCTACTAAACTTGTCCTTCTTTGTATCCATCAAATCCTTGATGATTGTTTCAACAACCGCCCTATCACAAACATCTTTCATGTCAAACCCTAACTTCCATACTTCTCCGACTAACCTACTATTAACTTGTTGGTCGCCATAGTAAGGCCAACATATCACTGGCACCGCAGCCACTATGCTTTCTAGTGTCGAATTCCATCACTATGAGTTAAAAACACACCAATTGCCGGGTGAACAACAACCTCCTCTTGTGGAGCCCAACTTACCATATACCATCTCTTCATCGTACCTTCTAGTAACTCAGTCGGAATGTTTTGACCATCTCCTGCCACAGAATTCGGCCTAATGACCCACAAAAAGTTTTTCCTAGAATTCACAAGCCCATACCAAAGCTCAATGAGCTCCTCTCTACTCAACACGGTCATGCTTCCGAAACTAACATAAATGACGACTTTTGCACAAAAGTCGTCATTTGATGATCGAAGTGATGATATCATTTGGGCTTCTAATCTAGATTTTAAGTGAGTGTGATGTGGCCCGATTGCATATAGATTTGGAATGTGCTTGCGAATTTAAGCTAAGGCTGATTCTTCCAAGTCTTCGAAGATGTTGAATGA
Above is a window of Helianthus annuus cultivar XRQ/B chromosome 14, HanXRQr2.0-SUNRISE, whole genome shotgun sequence DNA encoding:
- the LOC110904836 gene encoding 7-deoxyloganetic acid glucosyltransferase, which translates into the protein MFDIAELLCLSGLDVTFLLTPYTKSLLFHYVCIDSRLHTYPISPSTESHSNHLPSIRLHTISDGLPTDHPQFNATELLDSMETFTKPVFKGLFTSGKLVSDECGPVSCIISDGYMTFVYDVANELQVPVISALSLSPCSLWVLSNLPNPTKAVEVSNSTSDSVIRRVPGLNGILTSGDLASMCQSSEWTHCTMKHLKKQIRELSRAHGLILNTFKALDGPILSHIHSICPNLYPIGPIHTHLAVRQEAERLIPLLNYSREENKDCITWLDLQQPKSVLYVNIENKVQLEWVQTRELWHGLVNSGKKFLWVRRAESILEEGRVPPKILKGTKERGCIVDSASNVHVLAHKAIGGFLTCGQWDSIIQGIVEDVPTICCPLSLDQQVNSRFVSKAWKIGLDVEWRWERNIIEKMVRDVMELKDGLIDNANTKKYSGRKSVRKGGSSYARLDQLIDDIRCMRH
- the LOC118486602 gene encoding uncharacterized protein LOC118486602, with the translated sequence MFFPLFWVKSQSPKKLCLRIREEVEVLHMDSLIHCKAGKFAFAFLGLPVGANMKRAKFWKPIVDKFNSKLSGWKAKNLSLAGRITLAKAVLGALSNYYLSLFKASPFSVALDRDPLSGPEAQQLDDLNNTMTCCNLSNKEDIWSWAGNRTEELNVAALRATILDSSNQHSSLWLLWNKWVTPKINIFCWRACLQRIPSKMGLNYRGIGVDNLMCSRCGLMEESVMHILWDCFFAKSVWRTIFTWVKITFPNKVSSVRKLLAKAEEMLWKKTIGAILQVAACEIWKARNEKTFNERQIHYERTMDIIKENSFLFICNRSKFCNLDWARWVDFNVRDVIV